One Streptomyces dangxiongensis genomic window, GGCGGCGCGGGCTGCGGCGGCGTCGTCCGGCATGCTCCAACCTCTCAGCGACGGAACGGGATCGGCGGACCGGGCGGGGGCGGCCGGCCGTTGGCGGGGACGGTATCAGGCCGGTGACGTGCGGGGATACCGAGATGTCACGCCCGGTGAGGAGCACCCGGTGCGGTGGGGCGGGCCGGCCGGTGACGAGGTCCGGCCGTCCCGCCCCGTCCCGTTCCCTAGGCCAGCACCTCCGCCAGGATGCGCGCGGCCCGCTCGGTGTCCCGGAAGCCCACGTACAGCGGCGTGAACCCGAACCGGAGCACGTCGGGGTGGCGGAAGTCCCCGACGACCCCGCGCTCGACGAGGCGTTTCATGACCTCGCCGGCGTCCGGGCAGCGCAGGGCGATCTGACTGCCCCGCTCCTCGTGGCGTCCGGGTGTCACGCACTCCGTCCGCCCCGGCCCGGTGTACTCGGCCACGCACCGCAGGAAGAAGTCCGTCAGGGCGAGGGACTTCGCGCGGACCGCGGTGAGGGACACCCCGTCCCAGACCTCCAGGGCGGCCTCCAGGGCCAGCATGGAGAGGATGTCCGGCGTGCCGACCCGGCCGCGCGCAGCGCCAGGTGCCGGGGCGTAGGCCGGGCTCATGCCGAAGGGGTCGGCGTGGGAGTTCCAACCGGGCAGCGGGGAGTCGAAGCGGTCCTGGAGCGCGCCGCGCACGTACAGGTACGCCGGTGAACCCGGGCCGCCGTTCAGGTACTTGTAGGTGCAGCCGACCGCCAGGTCGACCCCGTGCTCGTCCAGGCCCACCGGCAGCGCGCCCGCGCTGTGGCACAGGTCCCAGACCGCGAGGGCGCCGGCGGCGTGGACCGCGGCGGTGAGCCCGGGCAGGTCGTGCAGGCGGCCGGTGCGGTAGTCGACGTGGTTGAGCAGGACCGCCGCCGTACGGCCGCCGAGGAGCCCCGGCACCTCCGCCGGGGTGACCGCGCGCAGGGTGCGCCCGGTCAGGCGGGCCGCCGACTCGGCGATGTAGCCGTCCGTGGGGAAGGTCGTGGCGTCGACCAGGATCTCGGTGCGGTCCTCGCCGGCCATGCGGGCCGCCGCCACGAGCGCCTTGAAGACGTTCACGCTGGTGGAGTCGCCGACGACGATCTGGCCCGGGGCGGCGCCGACCAGCGGGGCGATCCGGTCGCCGATCCGCTCGGGCGCCGTCCACCAGCCGCTCTCCTCCCAGGAGCGGATCCGCAGTTCGCCCCACTGGCGGCGGACCACGTCCTCGACCCGGCCCGGTACGTGCGCGGGCAGGGCGCCGAGCGAGTTCCCGTCCAGGTAGACCACGTCGTCGAGGACGAAACGGTCGCGCAGCGGGGCCAGCTCGTCCGCCGCGTCCAGCTTCTCCGCGAGCAGGCGCAGCTCAGACATGGGACCTCGCCGTCCACAGCTCGGGGAACACGTTCTTGCGGGCGCGCTTCTCCAGCCAGGCCACGCCGGCCGAACCGCCCGTGCCGGCCTTGGCGCCCATCGCGCGCCGGGTGGCGACGAGGTGGTCGTTGCGCCAGCGCCACACCAGTTCGGCCACGTCCGTCAGCGCCTCGCCCAGCCGGGCGATCTCGTCGCTCTCGTCGTCCGCGTAGACGGCGGCCCAGGCGGTCTCCACGGCCTCCGACGGCTCGTAGCGCCGGGTGACGTCGCGGTGCAGCACGGAGTCGGGGATCGCGTGGCCGCGGCGCGCGAGGAGCCGGACGACCTCGTCGTACAGGCTCGGCTCGTGCAGGGCCTTCTCCAGTTCCGCGTGGACGCGCGGGGCGCCGCGGTGCGGGACGAGCATGGACGCCGACTTGTCGCCGAGCAGGAACTCCAGGCGCCGGTACATCGCCGACTGGAAGCCGGAGCCCTCGCCGAGCGCGCTCCGGTAGCTGTTGAACTGCGCGGGGGTAAGCTGGCCGAGCGGCTTCCAGGAGGCGTTGAGCGCCTCCAGCTCGCGCACGGACCGCTTCAGCGCGGCGATCGCGGTGGGCACGTCGTCCGAGCGGAGCGCCTTCGCGGCGGTCTCCCACTCGTGCACGAGGACCGTGAACCACAGCTCCATGACCTGGGTGGTCACCAGGAAGACCATCTCTCCGGGGTCGTCGGAGAGGGTGTGCTGGAGATGGGTGAGCACGTCCGCCTTGACGTAGTCCTCGTACGGCGTCGTACCCGCGAAGTCGAGATGCGGGGTCTCGGGCTCAGTGGCCTCGGAAGGGGGGTGAGCCTGGTGGGACATCGCTGTCTCCTGTGTTACTCCGGGTAGCGGTCCGCCCCTGCCGATGCCGGCACGGGGGCCCCGGTCCCCACACCGCATCCTCCGCATTCCCCCCGGAAACGGCAAGGCCCGTCCGCTGCCGGACGGGCCACACCGGTGGTCGCACCCGGGGTCAGCCCAGCGTGCGGACCGCCGTCGGCGAGGAGTCCTCCAGGAACTTCGCGCAGCGCTCGTGCTCGTCCTGCTCACCGATGACCCCGGCGGCGCGGGCGAGGGCGTGCAGGGCCCGCAGGAAGCCGCGGTTCGGCTCGTGCTCCCACGGCACCGGGCCGTGTCCCTTCCAGCCGCTGCGGCGCAGGGCGTCCAGACCGCGGTGGTAACCCGTACGGGCGTAGGCGTACGACTCCACGACCGCGCCCCGCTCGAACGCCTCGTCGGCCAACTGGGCCCAGGCGAGGGAGGAGGTGGGGTACCGCGCGGCGACGTCGGCGGGCGCGGTGCCGTCCGCCAGCAGCCGGCGGGGCTCCGGATCGTCCGGGAGGTGCGTGGGGGGCGGGCCGCCGAGGAGGTTCTCGTGAATCGTCATGGGTTCAGTCTCGCGCACGCGGACACGGCCGACGGCGCCCGGGCCGGATGCCGGGAAGGTGAGCGGCCCGGGGCGGAGCAGACGGAGGGCCCGGGCCGGGCAGGCAGAGGGCAGGCGCGGGGGCGGGCAGGCGCAGGGCCCGGCGCCGTGACGGCCGCCGGGCCCACCGGGGGGTACCCGCTTACTTGATCTTGTTGCCCGCGGAGCGGAGGTGCTGCGTGGCCTCGAGGACGCGCGCGGCCATGCTCGCCTCGGCCAGCTTGCCCCAGGTGCGCGGGTCGTAGGCCTTCTTGTTGCCGACCTCGCCGTCGACCTTCAGGACGCCGTCGTAGTTGCGGAACATGTGGTCGACGACCGGACGGGTGAAGGCGTACTGGGTGTCCGTGTCGAGGTTCATCTTCACGACGCCGTTCTCCAGCGCGGTCTGGATCTCCTGCTCGGTGGAGCCGGAGCCGCCGTGGAAGACGAAGTCGAACGGGGACGCCTTGCCGAAGCGGGCGGCGACGCCCTCGTTCAGCTCCTTGAGCAGCTCCGGGCGGAGGACGACGTTGCCCGGCTTGTACACGCCGTGCACGTTGCCGAAGGAGGCGGCCAGCAGGTAGCGGCCCTTGTCGCCCAGCCCCAGGGCCTCGGCGGTGCGGATCGCGTCGTCGACCGTGGTGTAGAGGGAATCGTTGATCTCGTGCGAGACACCGTCCTCCTCGCCGCCGGTCGGGGTGATCTCCACTTCGAGGATGATGTGCGCGGCGCGGGCCTGCTCCAGCAGCTCCTGCGCGATCTCCAGGTTGTCGGCGAGGGTCTCGGCCGAGCCGTCCCACATGTGCGACTGGAACAGCGGGCCGAGGCCGGCGTCCACGCGCTTCTTCGACAGCGCGATGAGCGGGCGTACGTACCCGTCGAGCTTGTCCTTCGGGCAGTGGTCCGTGTGCAGGGCGATGTTGACCGGGTACTTCTCGGCGAGGATGTGGGCGTACTCGGCGAGCGCGACCGCGCCGGTCACCATGTCCTTGCTGTACTGGCCGCCGAGGAACTCGGCACCACCGGTCGAGATCTGGACGATGCCGTCGCTCTCCGCCTCCGCGAAACCGCGCAGCGCCGCGTTCAGGGTCTGGCTCGAGGTGACGTTGATGGCCGGGTAGGCGAACTTGCCTGCCTTCGCCCGGTCGAGCATCTCGTTGTAGACCTCGGGGGTTGCGATGGGCATCTGTCCGCTCCTTGTGTTGCGGGTGGATTCTGCGTTACGGCCCTGACCTAGACCTGGGGTGCGACGTCATCGTCGGCCCCATCCTTCCAGACACGACGTGCCCGCCGGCGCGATGGTGGGCACCCCGGCCAAGTCCAGGTCATACCGGTCCGTCAGTCCAGACCCAGTTCATCCTTCGAGAAGGCGAAACGGTACGGAACACCCGCGCCGGCCTGGATCTTCTCGGCCGCGCCGGTCGCCCGGTCCACGATGGTCGCGACGGCGACGACCTCGGCACCGGCCTCGCGCACCGCCTCCACGGCGGTCAGCGGGGAGCCGCCGGTGGTGGAGGTGTCCTCGACGACGAGCACACGGCGGCCCGCGATGTCCGGGCCCTCCACGCGCCGCTGCAGGCCGTGCGCCTTCGCCGCCTTGCGGACGACGAACGCGTCCAGCGTGCGCCCGCGCGCGGCGGCGGCGTGCAGCATGGCGGCGGCGACCGGGTCGGCGCCCATGGTGAGGCCGCCGACCGCGTCGAACTCCAGGTCCGCGGTCAGGTCCAGCAGCACCTGGCCGACCAGCGGGGCGGCCTCGCCGTCGAGGGTGACGCGGCGCAGGTCGACGTAGTAGTCGGCCTCCAGACCGGAGGAGAGAGTCACCTTGCCGTGCACCACGGCCTTGTCCTTGATCTGCTGAAGCAGCGCGCCACGTACGTCCGTCATGGCAGCCAGCTTAAAGGCGCCGCCAGCTCCAGGTGGTCGTCGCCTCCAGCGGCTCCAGCGGGGTGACCAGGCGCGGGTGGGTGTTCAGGCCGTTGGGCGGGCCGGTCTGCGGTTCCACGCAGACGGCCTCGGCCTGCTCGTCGTAGACCACCACCCACTTCTCCCGGCTGGTCACCGCCAGCTCAAGCTGCCCGGGCCAGGTGAGGGTGACGCCGACGCCGTCCGGCATGCCGAAGCAGTCGTCCCAGGGGCCGGGCCTCGGATCGACGCGCTGGCCGGTGGGCAGGTGGTCGTCACCGCGCTCCTCCTGCCAGGCGGGCGTGAAGTCCAGCCGCACGTCCTCGCCGCCGAGGTTCCGGTGGAACCACGGGTGCCAGCCGATCTGCGCCGGGAAGGAGTCGTCGTACGTCTCGACGGACACCGTCAGCGTCAGGGCGTCCTCGGCGAGCGCGACGATCTGGGTGACGCGGCCGGTGTGCGGCCAGGGATCGGTCAGCTCGTACGTGATCACCGCCTCGTTCTCCGTGACGCGCGCGGTGCGCCAGGCGCCGTCGCGCGCGGTGCCGTGGATGGCGTGCGGCGGGGCGTTGAGCGGCATCCGGCGGAGGGTGGCGCCGTCCAGGAAGCGGCCCTCCCGGATCCGGCCGCACCAGGGCACCATCGGGAAGCAGCCGTAGCGCTCGCCCTGCCGCAGCAGCTCCGTACCGCCGATCCGGAGTCCGCCGATCCGGCCGCCGTTGCCGGGTCTTACGCTCACTTCCGCGTCGCCCGCGGTCAGCGTGATGTCTTCGTCGCTCACGGGACCGACCCTACTGGGGCGATCAAGAGGGCACGCCCGAGCGACTCGGCGACACTCACCCACGGCACGGGTCGCGCACGGCGCGGGTCAGCGACGCTGGCGCACGGCGCGGGCCGACGGCGCTCACCCACGGCGCGGGTCAGCGGCGTTTGCGGAGGGCGCGGGTCAGGACGACCGCCGAGGCGAGGGCCAGAGCGGCGGCGGGGGCCGCCCAGCGCAGGGCGGGGTTGCCGGCAATGGTCTGGGGGGCCGGTACGGGAGCGTAGCGGCCGCGCGGCGGGGCGTGGTCGACCTCCTCGGCGCTGCGGCCGATCATCGTCCGGCGGGCGTGCGCGGCCTCGGCCGGCGGATCACCGGTGTCGGTGAAGTCGTCGGTGAGGCGGTCGGGGCACGCGTCGTCGCCGCCAGGTTCGTCGTCCGCGCCGGGAACCGGCGACGAGGCGGGCACCTCGGCCTCGTACCGGGACCCGCGGACCCCGGCGCCGGGTTCCGGCTCCTGGGCCCCGTCCGTCGCCAGGGCGGCCACGAAGCGGTTCAGCAGTCGTGTCGCCGCCGAGGTCACCGCCTCCGACGGCAGTTCCGTGATGCGGCCGTCCGCGTCCGCGGTGCCCCGTACGGTGACCGTGCAGCCGCCGTCGCCGTCCGCGAGGCGCAGGGTCAGGGCGAGTCTGACCGATCCGTCGCCGCGGGCCTCGCCCGCTTCAGCGTCGACGGCGTACGTGCCGTCCGCCCGGGCCGTCACCCGCAGCGCGCCCCGGTAGGTGACGGAGTGTCCGCCGACGCGCAGCTTCAGCCGGCCGGCGATCGGTGCGGCACCGGCGTCCTGCTGCAGTCCGGGAACCGCCCGGGCGACGCGCGCGGGGTCGGCCAGCGCCGCCCTGAGCCGTTCGGCGGAAACCGGGACGAAGACCTGGTGCTCCATGTCCGGTGAGCCTACCCAGTCCCCACGGATACGCACCCGGCTCCGCCACAGGCATCACCCCCGCTCGCGGAACCCGTCCGCCCCGGCCGGCTCTCAGTACCGTGGACGGAGCAGGGTCGACGCCCGCAGGCCGCCGACGCGGGTGCGTTCCGCCGCCTCGGCGTCGGAGGCGAGGGCTGCCAGGGCCGGGCTGGGCGGGTGACCGGGGCCCGGGCGCAGGGCTGGTGGGGTGCGGCCCGGTGCCGCCAGGAGGAAGCCCCAGTCGTGCGGGGCGCCGGAGGTGCGGTCGGGGCCGGCCGCGGGGCCGGAGCCGTCGCCGGGGACCCGGTAGGGCGAGGTGGCGAAGCCGGCCGCACGGAGTGTCGCGGCGACGGTCCAGAAGGCGCGGGGCCGGCCGGTGACGGGCCCGGCGTGCACCGCCAGACGGCCGTCCGCGGCCAGGACCCGGCGGACGAGGCCGTAGAACTCCTGGGAGTACAGCTTGGTGCCGGCGGTGACGCCGGGGCCGGGGAGGTCGGCGATCACGACGTCGTACGCCGGTCCCTGGGCCTCCCGCAGCCAGGTGAGCGCGTCGGCGGTGGTGACGTGGACGCGCGGGTCGGCGAGGGCGTGCCCGTTGGCGGCGGACAGGCCGGGGTCGCGGCGGGCGAGGTCCACCAGGCCGGGGTCGAGTTCGACGACGTCGACGCGGTGGACGCCGCTCCGGCGCAGCACCTCGCGGGCGGCCAGGCCGTCGCCGCCGCCCAGGACCAGGACGCGCGCGTGGGGGCCGGCGAGGGCGGGGTGGACCAGGGCCTGGTGGTAGCGGGGTTCGTCCCGGCCGCCGGCCCGGAGCCGGCCGTCGAGGTAGAGGCCGAGGGGCCGGCCGCCGGTGCCGCCGGTGCCGCCGGTCAGGACGATCTCCTGGACGCCGGTCCGCACGGCCGCCCGGACGTCCGTGCCGTACACGGCGCGGCGGGCGGCCCGCTCGAAGTCGCCGCTGAGGGCGGCGGCGGTGGCGAGGATCCCGAGGACGAGGAGGCCGGCGAGGAGGAGGGTCCAGCGGGCGCGGCGGGTGAGGTCGCGGCGGAAGAGGCCGAGGACGAGGGCGCCGCCCGCGACCACGTTGACCGTGCCGGTGAGCAGCGCGCCGGTCAGTTGGCCCAGGTACGGCAGGAGCAGGAAGGGGAAGGCCAGGCCGCCGACGAGGGCGCCGACGTAGTCCGCGGCGAACAGGTCGGCCACGGCGCCGCCCGCGTCCTGCCGGCGGATGCGCTGGGTCAGCTCCATGAGCAGGGGGATCTCGGCGCCGATGAGCAGGCCGATGATGAGGGAGAGGGCGACCAGCAGGCAGCGCGGGCCGCCGGCCCACATGCCGCCCCAGCCGCCGGTCCAGGCGAACACGGCGTACAGCGCCATGGCGCTGCATCCGCCGACCAGGGCCAGGGCCGACTCGACCGCGCCGAACCCGGCGGCCGCGTGCCGCCGCAGCCGTTTGGCGCCGAGGGAGCCGATGCCCATGGCGAACACCATGACGGACAGCACGACGGAGGCCTGGGTGACCGAGTCGCCCGTCAGGTACGAGGCGAACGCGACGAGTTCCAGCTCGTACACCAGCCCGCAGGCCGCGCAGACGAACACGCACACGAGGACCAGGAACCGCCCGGTGCCGGGCCGGACGGGCAGCCGCGCGGGGCCCGTCCGGGCGGGCGGGGCGCCCGGGGGCGCGGGGGTGTGCGTTTCGATCACATTGCGACGTTACGTCACACAATGGGTACGCCTCGTCACCCACACGTGTGGATCTGACGGCAGTTGACGGATTTCGGGTTTATGCCGCCCGGGACCGGTCCCTGCCCGGCCGTCCCGCCGCCGTCCGGGCACCGACCCGGGTCCGGGTGGCCACTAGCTGCCCGTCCTGCGGGTAGGCGTGCCAGGTGCGCCAGTGCACCTGCCCCTCGTGGCGCTGGGCGAGCATCGCGGTGAAGGCGTGGGGGCTGCCGGGGAAGACGCCGGCCAGGCCGTGCGGATGGTCGCAGACGAGGGCCAGCAGTTCCTGGGCGCGGCCCTCGAAGGAGCCGGGCGGGAGGACCTCGACGCGGGCGGCGAACTCGTACTCCCAGTCGCCGACGCGTTTGGCGACGCCCACCGGCAGCGGGGTGCTGGAGCCGGGGATGCAGGCGACGGTCTCCGAGCAGCTACTGCGGCGCTCCTCGAGGAGGATCTGGTGGGACGCGCCGAGCAGGCGCAACTGGAGCTTGGCTCCGGTGAGTTCGAGGTCGAGGGTGGCCAGGGCGGGCAGCGGTTCGCGTCCCAGGGCCCAGGCGAGGTCGGCAGCCCGTGTATCGGTGTAGGAGGTGTTCAGGGTCGTGAGCATGGGTCGGCTCCGCTAACGCGCAAGGAGGAGGGAGATCGGCCTGTCAGTCCGGTCGGCCCGGCCGCAGGGGGGCCAGGGGGACGCCGAGGGGCTGCGTCGGCGTTGTAGAGAGAACCACGAACTGTGGTGACGCCACAGCGTTTTTACCCAACTCCGCCGGGTTTCCATCCCCCGGGGGGCTCAACAGCTCAACTGTTCAACCATGGCCGTGCGGCGGGCGCGCGACCGGAACGGGCGAACGCCCGCCGGATGTTCGTATCCGACGGGCGTCCGGGTGCGGCCCGGATGCGGTTCCCCCCGCTTCCGGAAGCTCTGCCCCGTGTCAGCCGCCTCCCCCGCATCCGCCCCCGCCGCCGCCGCACGACGATCCCCCGCCACAGGAGTGGCCGCCGCCGCAGGAGTGACCTCCGTGGTGCCCGCCGTCCGACCCGGAGGCCGCGCCCAGGCCGCCCGCCCACCAACTGGTGTTGCCGCCGTCGGAGGACGATGACGACGATGCCGATGACGAGCGGGACGGCCGGCCGCGCCCGCCGCCCTTGCCGAGCGACAGCCCGGCCTGCCGGTTTTGGCGGTTGCGACTCGCCACCCGTGCGCTGACAAGAACCGCCGCCACCACCAGGATGATGCCGATGACCATGGCGTCACCCTCCTTCCGTTCCCCCGAAGCGGCCCCCCGTGGGCGCCTCGCCGTTGCCGCGTCTCGCGCGGTGACCGGGAGATGCCCACCCCGGTCCGCGCGCAAAGCACAGTTGAGGAAGTCCAGAGCTTGGGCGGAGGATGACCGCCATGACCTCCAGCGCACGCCCCTACCTCAACCGCCGGCTCGCCGCGTTCGGGACGACGATCTTCGCCGAGATGTCGGCGCTCGCCGTGGCGACCGGGTCGATCAATTTGGGCCAGGGCTTCCCGGACACGGACGGGCCCGAGGAGGTCCGGGAGGCGGCCGTACGGGCGCTGCGCGACGGCCGCGGCAACCAGTACCCGCCGGGCCCCGGCGTCCCCGAACTGCGCGCCGCGATCGCCGCGCACCAGCAGCGCCGGTACGGCCTGTCCTGGGACCCCGGCACCGAGGTGCTGGTCACCGCGGGCGCGACGGAGGCGATCGCGGCGGCGCTGCTGGCGCTGGTCGAGCCCGGGGACGAGGTCGTGGCCCTGGAGCCGTACTACGACTCGTACGCGGCGAGCATCGCGATGGCCGGCGGCACGCGGGTGCCGGTGACGCTGCGACCGCACGAGGGACACTTCCGGCTGGACCTGGACGAGCTGCGCGCGGCCGTCACCGGCCGCACCCGGCTGCTGCTGCTCAACACCCCGCACAACCCGACCGGCACGGTCCTCACCCGCGCGGAACTCGCCGCGATCGCCGAGCTGGCGGTGGAGCGGGATCTGCTGGTGGTGACCGACGAGGTGTACGAGCACCTGGTCTTCGACGGCGCCGAGCACCTGCCGCTCGCCGGGTTCCCCGGGATGCGCGAGCGCACGGTCGGCATCGGCTCGGCCGGCAAGACGTTCTCGTTCACCGGCTGGAAGGTGGGCTGGGTGACGGGGTCGCCGGAGCTGGTCGGCGCGGTCCGCACGGTGAAGCAGTACCTGACGTACGTCGCCTCGGGGCCCTTCCAGTACGCGATCGCCGAGGCCCTCGCCCTGCCCGACTCCTACTTCGAGGAGTACCGCCGCACCATGCTGGCCCGCCGGGACATCCTGACGGAGGGGCTGACCGCGGCGGGCTTCGGGGTGTTCCGGCCCGCCGGCACCTACTTCGTCACCGCCGACATCCGCCCCCTCGGCGAGAAGGACGGGTTCGCCTTCTGCCGCGCCCTGCCCGAGCGCGCGGGCGTGGTGGCCGTCCCCAACGCGGTCTTCTACGACGACCGGGAGGCCGGGGCGCCCTTCGTGCGGTTCGCGTTCTGCAAGCGGGAGGAGGTCCTGCGGGAGGCGGTGGAGCGGCTGCGGGCCATGTGAGCCGAGGTCCGGGGGCCGCCGCCCCCGGACCCCACGGACCGGGTTACTCCCCGTCGTCCTCGGGCTTCTCCGCCTCGTCGACCTCCTGCTCCAGGCCGAGCTGCTCGACCAGCCACTTGTCGAACTCGATCGCGGCCCGCACCCAGCTGACCGTGGAGGAGACGAAGTGGTTGATGTCGACGCCCGTGCCGATCAGCATCTGGGCCTCGCCGATCAGGCGGACGGTGCCGTCGTCATGGGTGTGGGTGTACACCTTGGGCCACAGGGTGCGGCGGTTCCAGTCGTCGATGGACTCCAGAAGCTGCGGCTTCTCGTCGATCGGGTGGGGGCGGTCGTAGAACGTCCGCACCGAGAAGATCGCCTGTTCGGCCTCCCCGCGGAACATGAAGTAGGTGCGGAACTGCTCCCACGGCGCCGCGAGGTCACCCTCCTCGTCGACGACGTACTTCAGCTCCATCTGCTCGAGGAGCTGCTTCACCAGGTCCTGATCCGGGAGGACGGGGCCCGCCGGTCCTTGGGGCTGCGGTTCGGGCTGGCCCCCGAAATTAGGAATCGAGGACGGGTCGATGCTCACCGTGTTTTTCCCTTCATGCGGATGCCGCCATCCTCCCCCATGCGGGGAGGGGGGTGGCAAGCCCTGACGGGGCCTGTCAGCCCGTGGCGGACATGATCCGGCAGGGGGTGCCGTGGGCGGTGACGCGGGGGTGCGCCCGTACGCCGGTCCGAGTGAACCCCGCACGCCCGCCGAAACGTGGAAGTCCCCTCTCCCGGCGTTCCGGGAGAGGGGACCGTGAGCGGCCCTACAGGGTCTTGCCGGTGGCGGGGCCGACCAGCAGCCCGTCCTCGAAGCGGTCCACGCGGACCGTGTCGCCGTCCTTGATCTCGCCGGACAGGATCTCCTTGGCGAGCCGGTCGCCGATCGCGGTCTGCACCAGGCGGCGCAGCGGGCGGGCGCCGTACGCCGGGTCCAGGCCCTCCTCCGCCAGCCAGGCCAGCGCCGGCGGGGTGATCTCCAGCGTGAGCCGGCGCTCGGCCAGCCGCCTGGCCAGCCGCTCGATCTGCAACTGGGCGATCCGCTCCAGCTCGGGCTTGGTCAGCGCCGAGAAGACGACCAGGTCGTCCAGGCGGTTGAGGAACTCCGGCTTGAAGGAGGACCGGACGACCTCCAGCACCTGCTCCTTCTTCTCCGTCTCGCTGCGCAGCGGGTCGACCAGGAACTGGCTGCCCAGGTTGGAGGTGAGTACCAGGATGGTGTTGCGGAAGTCGACCGTGCGGCCCTGACCGTCCGTCAGGCGCCCGTCGTCCAGCACCTGGAGCAGGATGTCGAAGACCTCGGGGTGGGCCTTCTCCACCTCGTCCAGCAGGACGACGCTGTACGGGCGCCGCCGCACCGCCTCGGTGAGCTGGCCGCCCTCCTCGTAGCCGATGTACCCGGGGGGCGCGCCGACGAGCCGGGCCACGCTGTGCTTCTCGCCGTACTCGGACATGTCGACGCGGACCATGGCCCGCTCGTCGTCGAAGAGGAAGTCGGCGAGTGCCTTGGCGAGTTCGGTCTTGCCGACGCCGGTGGGGCCGAGGAAGAGGAAGGACCCGGTGGGCCGGTCGGGGTCGGCGATCCCGGCCCGCGAGCGCCGTACGGCGTCGCTCACGGCGCGTACGGCCTCACCCTGGCCGATGAGCCGCCTGCCCAGCTCCTCCTCCATGCGCAGCAGCTTCTGCGTCTCGCCCTCCAGCAGGCGGCCGGCCGGGATGCCGGTCCAGGCGGCGACGACGTCGGCGATGTCGTCGGAGCCGACCTCCTCCTTGACCATGGTGTCCCGGGCGACCTCCTCCTCGGCCTGGGAGGCGGCCTCCAGCTCCTTCTCGAGCTGCGGGATCTCGCCGTAGAGCAGCTTGGCGGCGGTGTCGAAGTCGCCGTCGCGCTGGGCGCGTTCGGCCTGCCCGCGCACGTCGTCGAGGCGTTCCTTCAGCTCACCGACGCGGTTGAGGGACTGCTTCTCCTTCTCCCAGCGGGCGGTGAGGCCGCGCAGCTCCTCCTCCTTGTCGGCGAGGTCGCGGCGCAGCTTCTCCAGGCGGGCCACGGAGGCCGGGTCGGTCTCCTTGGCGATCGCCAGTTCCTCCATCTTCAGCCGGTCGACGGCGCGCTGGAGTTCGTCGATCTCGACGGGCGAGGAGTCGATCTCCATGCGCAGCCGGGAGGCGGCCTCGTCCACCAGGTCGATGGCCTTGTCCGGCAGGAAGCGGGAGGTGATGTACCGGTCGGAGAGGGTGGCGGCGGCCACCAGCGCGCTGTCCGCGATCTGCACCTTGTGGTGGGCCTCGTACCGGCCCTTGAGGCCGCGCAGGATCGCGATGGTGTCCTCGACGCTCGGCTCGGCGACCAGCACCTGCTGGAAGCGGCGCTCCAGGGCGGGGTCCTTCTCGATCCGCTCCCGGTACTCGTCCAGGGTGGTGGCGCCCACCATCCGCAGCTCGCCGCGGGCCAGCATGGGCTTGAGCATGTTGCCCGCGTCCATGGCCGAGTCCCCGCCGGCGCCGGCGCCCACGACGGTGTGCAGCTCGTCGATGAAGGTGATGACCTGCCCGTCGGAGTCCTTGATCTCGGCGAGGACGGCCTTGAGCCGCTCCTCGAACTCGCCGCGGTACTTGGCGCCGGCCACCATCGCGCCGAGGTCCAGCGCGACCAGCCGCTTGTCCTTCAGCGACTCGGGCACGTCGCCCTTCACGATCCGCTGGGCGAGCCCCTCGACGACGGCGGTCTTGCCGACGCCGGGCTCGCCGATGAGCACGGGGTTGTTCTTGGTCCTGCGGCTGAGCACCTGCACGACCCGCCGGATTTCCTGGTCCCGTCCGATGACCGGGTCCAGCCGGCCCTCGCGGGCGGCGGCGGTGAAGTCGGTGCCGAACTTCTCCAGGGCCTTGTACTGGCCCTCCGGGTCGGCGGTGGTCACGCGGCGTCCTCCCCTGGCCTTCTGGAAGGCCTCTTGCAGTTTCCTGGCGTCGGCGCCCTGCTTCTCGAGCACGTCCCCTGCCGCGCCGCCCTGC contains:
- a CDS encoding polyamine aminopropyltransferase is translated as MIETHTPAPPGAPPARTGPARLPVRPGTGRFLVLVCVFVCAACGLVYELELVAFASYLTGDSVTQASVVLSVMVFAMGIGSLGAKRLRRHAAAGFGAVESALALVGGCSAMALYAVFAWTGGWGGMWAGGPRCLLVALSLIIGLLIGAEIPLLMELTQRIRRQDAGGAVADLFAADYVGALVGGLAFPFLLLPYLGQLTGALLTGTVNVVAGGALVLGLFRRDLTRRARWTLLLAGLLVLGILATAAALSGDFERAARRAVYGTDVRAAVRTGVQEIVLTGGTGGTGGRPLGLYLDGRLRAGGRDEPRYHQALVHPALAGPHARVLVLGGGDGLAAREVLRRSGVHRVDVVELDPGLVDLARRDPGLSAANGHALADPRVHVTTADALTWLREAQGPAYDVVIADLPGPGVTAGTKLYSQEFYGLVRRVLAADGRLAVHAGPVTGRPRAFWTVAATLRAAGFATSPYRVPGDGSGPAAGPDRTSGAPHDWGFLLAAPGRTPPALRPGPGHPPSPALAALASDAEAAERTRVGGLRASTLLRPRY
- a CDS encoding DUF2617 family protein, which codes for MLTTLNTSYTDTRAADLAWALGREPLPALATLDLELTGAKLQLRLLGASHQILLEERRSSCSETVACIPGSSTPLPVGVAKRVGDWEYEFAARVEVLPPGSFEGRAQELLALVCDHPHGLAGVFPGSPHAFTAMLAQRHEGQVHWRTWHAYPQDGQLVATRTRVGARTAAGRPGRDRSRAA
- a CDS encoding pyridoxal phosphate-dependent aminotransferase, encoding MTAMTSSARPYLNRRLAAFGTTIFAEMSALAVATGSINLGQGFPDTDGPEEVREAAVRALRDGRGNQYPPGPGVPELRAAIAAHQQRRYGLSWDPGTEVLVTAGATEAIAAALLALVEPGDEVVALEPYYDSYAASIAMAGGTRVPVTLRPHEGHFRLDLDELRAAVTGRTRLLLLNTPHNPTGTVLTRAELAAIAELAVERDLLVVTDEVYEHLVFDGAEHLPLAGFPGMRERTVGIGSAGKTFSFTGWKVGWVTGSPELVGAVRTVKQYLTYVASGPFQYAIAEALALPDSYFEEYRRTMLARRDILTEGLTAAGFGVFRPAGTYFVTADIRPLGEKDGFAFCRALPERAGVVAVPNAVFYDDREAGAPFVRFAFCKREEVLREAVERLRAM
- a CDS encoding type III secretion system chaperone family protein, with the translated sequence MSIDPSSIPNFGGQPEPQPQGPAGPVLPDQDLVKQLLEQMELKYVVDEEGDLAAPWEQFRTYFMFRGEAEQAIFSVRTFYDRPHPIDEKPQLLESIDDWNRRTLWPKVYTHTHDDGTVRLIGEAQMLIGTGVDINHFVSSTVSWVRAAIEFDKWLVEQLGLEQEVDEAEKPEDDGE